The Jaculus jaculus isolate mJacJac1 chromosome 1, mJacJac1.mat.Y.cur, whole genome shotgun sequence nucleotide sequence gtgggaaagttttctttgattattttgttaattatccatgcctttggtctgaatttcttccctttttggtattcccatgatccagatattaggacatttaagggtatcacATAACTCCTTCATTTTTTGAAGTTATTGAAATTTTTTGCACTCTCaagctgtttcttctgtcttgttttccatatctgtgtttctgtcctccacatggctaagTCTATTCTGGAGAGCTTCTAAAGAATTTtgagcttgttcaattaggtttgcattttgtactacttttctatgtgtagtttccatccctctgtcaagtttccttttcatattattttctgattttcttgatgcttcttggacttcagccttgcatttctttatgtattcatttagcatcaccaaatgatttttgaggtcctcttcttttcactctccttcatatctcttacctgtctttgaactccttccattttcttatctattaggtctagtctagtgatggcacaaccacatgattatcagtcttttgttgcttttctgcaagttctaccagtagctgggtcagggttgcattgctcatagcttccttttggtgttctgatcctaatgactcttctatgttttgattagagacgttcattgtaggactgggtgatcttactggacttacttgcatttgatttttcatgttatttattttgcactgAGGTCtgaccatcacagtgtatgggcagagaGAGTGGAACTGTGGTGTCAATGGGCAAGGGAAGTGGTGCCAGTTGGTTGAGCAGGCATATGCTCATATGCAGGCTAGCTGACAGGTGGAGTGATCCTGAGCTCATgagtgggtgtgtgggtgggcagAGCCCTCTTGAGctcatgtgtgggtgggtggatcagcctgagccgGCCCTGTGCTGTGGAAGATGGGCCTCAGCTTGCAGAAGCAGACCAGTGAAGCTGGCCTGATCTTGTTCTGCAGAAGGGTACAGCGGGCTTGAGCTCATGCATGGGCAgttggaatgggcctgagcttgtgCCCGGAAAGTCTGCCAGAGTgcctgtgttcatgtgtggggcACGCAGatgggggattgggcctgagctgtcTAGGGTGGATGTGCAAAGCGAGCCTGAGCTCATTAGTGGGCATGTAGAAAGGGCCTGCGCTCATGCGTGCACAGGTGGCTGGAGCGCACAGGCGGCTGGAGCAGCAAGCAGGCAGATGGGTGGAGCAGGCTGAGCTCACTGGGCAAATGGGTTGTGTGGTCCTAAGCTCCCCCACACACAACAGGCAGATGGACTGATCGAGCCTGAGCTGGCTGGACTAGTGGCCACAGCAGGCAGGAGGTCATGCTTGGGTGTGGGAAGCCGAGCGATTGCACCTGcgcagtgaggcaagtgtaacTATGCTGTCCCGGGTCTCCTTTCATGCActaagtgcaggagtatcctgagcCTGGGACTGTGGCTCCGGCTACTGCTTGGGAGGATTGGAGTCTGGTGGGCTAACCAAGAGCGaaggaatcagcagattccctttttccccctccacaccctcccactggcaaactattagagattgctctcccctaaaagacccagtgaaccctgaATGCTTTGCCCTTCCTTCCCAAGGAGGTGCAGCACCTTTAGGCAGATACCACCTTGACCGGaagtccctcttcttcttcttttttgcttgataaaattgaCTAGGGGTttacaatcttgtttattttttcaaagaatcagttcttcatttcatcagttttttaattgttttcttaatttccaattcattatttccGCTTTGACCTTAATTAATTCCTTTAGTCTATTTCTCTTAGGGTGCAAGTTTTCTTGTTTACCCAATGCCTTCACTTGGACAttgaggttattaatttgggaactctctgtctttgttatgaaggcatttaatacTATGACTTTTCCCCTTTAATACCATAAATTTTCTTTGTGCACCATAAAATTTTTgttaagttttgttttcattgtcataccattctagaaattttacagtttctttttagAGTTATTCCACATCCCGctaattatttaaaagtgtgttgtttagtctccagtagTTGGTGGAGTGTTTGATTTGTTTCTTGgtttaaagcattatgatctgatgtgatgcaggaagttacttcaattttcctgaagtcATGTAGGCCTGCTTTATGGCCTGATATATGGACTGTTTTGGAGAATAACCAGTAGGCTGCTGAGatgaatgtgtgttctgtagagttggggtggaaagttctgtagatgtctattaagtctagttgatctatggtggtgttgtactatattatttccctgttgattttctgctcggatgatctgtctattgatgattgtGAAGTATTGTGGAAAAAGGTAATGTTCCTGAACTCGGGATGCTCATAACCATACACAAAAGGTAAAAACCCAGAAAACAAGTGAGAAAttcaattatatttaaaaatattgtacatTTAGTGAAACAAGACTAAAGAGTACTGGAGGAAATGAAAGTTCCatgttgagtgttttttttttttttgttttgtttttaagtggaGTTACAGTACAGCAATTAACTCATGAGGCTGATCTCTCTGTAATCAAGCATCTTGTCTACCCCTGGCCTTATACAATTTCATATGACAAAGTCTTACCACCTTCAGAGACTCTGACCATATCCCTCAAACATCCTTTCTATATATGTGAATCTTTCAGCCTAATAATATTATATTGCTGTACTAActgttcaatatatatatatatatatatatatatatatatatatatatatatatatatattcctctatctattatctatctacgATTTGAAAAGGGGTCATGTAGTTCatattggtctcaaactcattatgtagctgaggatggtcaTGAGCTTCTAATCTTCCCTTTGCCTCTCATGCTCAGGAATAACCAGGTCCTGCATGCCCAGTGCTGTATATCATAGAGTAAATGCCAAATTGCCTTGGCCCAAACCCCAGCTCCAGCCAAGTATGGGTCATAGAATAAATGTCTCCATTGTATGGGATCACTTTAAAATTCTGctccctaggttttttttttcccccaatctgTTTTGGGTGTAGAGTGTTCAGTCATTGAGAATTATGACTTGTATATACACTATTATTAAAAGTTAGAATAATTACCTAGTATTCATTAGTTTAATtcaattattacatttattagcTTACTAACTTTATCATTAACTACATCTTAAACTCATGCTTAGAAATTTTATCATCAAGAATGAAGGACAGAATCAAGAGTTTAAAACACTAAGATTATATGTAATTGCTGGTTCTGTAGGTTTTGGATACCTACATTCACAATGGTCATTGGTGGATATAAAATACATGTGTGATTTTTGGAGAGTAGTTCTACATGGTGACGGTTGAATTGgtcaaagaaagaacaaatccACAAATATTCTGTTCTGAGTTTCTGTTAAATTCCAAGACAAAAGAGGCATGGGCCATTTGCCCAGTTAATCTTTGAATGTATTGTTAATATCATGAAATTGAGGAAGTAAAATCTTAGTATTAAATCAGTTTATTAGCCTTTCTGGCATTCTTTTATATGATTATAAATTCCCCTCATCTCATTTCAAGCACATAATTTCAAGAAGAAAGAATTAATACATACAATAACAGTGTGGGTGATATAGTAAAAAATGAGCATGCAGAATGCATATCATACAGTTGGAGGGCTTATATCCTATGAATAAATGGAAATCCATTGTTGATGACTTGTTTATAATTTGATATATTTCAAAGAATGATTCTGGTGTGCTGctgcttgttttcattttaagaaaatacCACACTGATTGGCTTCAAAACTTATGGTGACTTACATGATGATAGATATTACGATCCAATACTCAACTTGCAGGGACAAGAAAATGGTCAGTGTTCAAGGGAAGATTGCACTACCTAATGAGCCATTATCTGGAAAGTCAccacaacaaaaagagagaaaaataaagtattacaTTTCATGTTTCTATCTTCTGAACATTATAAATTATAGTATTGGAAGGTTTGGAAGGTTTAGTGTTTGATGAGAATTCAGTTCTAGATCATTGGCTGCCTAACTTTACTAACTTTTTGCATAAGTGACTACATAAATCTCCAGATCCATTTCATAAGATTGTCCATCACATTACTGAAGCCTCTGCATTTATTATGATACCATCTCCTAAAGAACTCATTTgccattttaaagatatttttatttatttatttgcaagcagagagagatacagagaagagatacaaagagagagaatggttatgccagggccctTAGAAGCTGAAacctaactccagatgcctgtgccactttgtgtatctgggtttaagtgggtattggagaaAAGAACCTGAATCATTAGGgtttgcagccaaacaccttaaccattgagaaatatCTCCGGCACTTACATGTGTGGGGTTTGGGGGGTTATTTTCCAGGAGGTTTCTGGTTCCAGTTTAGGCGGCCCTGGAACACACTcagttgtcccaggctggcctcaaattcacagtgttctacctctgcctcccaagtgctgtgatcaaaggtgCGCATCACTACCCCCAGCAAAAACTACATGTTAATACCATAGATTTGGGGCTGAGAAGCTCAACATATGGAAAACAAAACTTAGCAGTGCACATAAGACACAATTTAAGAAAAACAGGAATTACTTTAATAAAATGAAGAGGTGGAAAACCATGTCTCTCATGTAAAATAAGAATCATAATATATGTTTTAACTATATCATAATTCATATTCTTAGATTACTATTTTTGATTCATAAATGAAATATAGGGGTATTTAATGAAAGTAATTGTATTCTGAAATCTTTTCATACAAGGCTGCTTCTCACTGGGATATACATGGTGAATTTAATATCCATGATTACAATGGTTCTGATATTATCTGTTTGCCTAATATGTTCCTTCAAATACATGGATATTACAACTATTTTCTCAATTAGCTCATTAAAAGCTTTAGCTTTCAGGAAATTACATCATGgacaaatgaaaaaggaagatATGAACAATACATTCAGATATTAGATGAATTTCCTCTCAAGAAATTGAGTTTTGGGTGTAGGCTCATTATATTTGCATCCCAAATTGTTTTAAGTATTAAAGTATTCTCACATGTATATGTAGAAAATATAATACTTTCAGCTTATTTTGTGTCATAAATCCCTAATAATGCCAAAATTGttatattttctgttattttatattattacttGTCTTCTGAATTTGCTGACCAGATATGGCTTGATATTTGTAATTAAAGAAATGTAATGTTCAGTTCTTAAATAAATAGTGGTTATCATTACATATTTGAGTACTTTTTAAGAAACAGGGTCACTTACATAAAGCTTTAAGCAGAGTACTATGTACGATAGGCATGGGGAAAAATTTTTGTGAATAACAAAGGGAAATTTAAGAGTTTAGAATGAGGAAGAACAAATGGAATGCTCTTGGATTAAGTGACTGATGGCTGACTAGTCCACCACATACATGTACTAAACCATGCTCTTTTAATTGTTCTTTATAATTTAatatgatttgttttattttctttccaagtGGTATAGTCTGTATCTGAGGGGTGCTCTGATTAAAAACCTGTCATAAAAAAATTCTCACTCCAAAGTATATTTGTTTGAATCCAAATAAATATGTTTCATGCAAGAAATTCTCCTCCACAGTAGATTTAGATACCTTGTTATTCAATGTAATCTAAGCCCTTGCTATATTAGTCTATTTTTTTTGCTAAATCATGAATTACTTGAGTATTTATGTAATTAATGACAACTGCAGTATAAGATTCACCTATCAACTGTTGTTCCTTTGAATTTCAATACAAAGCAACACCATGTACAAAACAGTGACTACCAAACAGCTAATTAAAATTAGTGTAATTTaaacagaaagaataaataaCACTTTGGTATACTTGGAAGGATCAGAAAAAAATTTCCAGAGAACAGTATGATTTCTTAGTTCATGAGGAATAAAGATGCATAACGCTTTTGAGATTCCTCAATATTATCTTATCATTAGAAGTTAACTGCAGATACTTAGGTTAGTAATTTAAGATGTATGTATAACAACATTCTTACATGTCATGTGGCACAACTTTGCACAAACAACAGACATTGAACATTATTTTACAAATTTACAATACAATTATGAAAGCCAAATCTTACTTTTCAGTTTTTTCAGGGCATTTTTCACATCCTTGTTCCTCAGGCTGTAAATCATAGGGTTCAGCATGGGAATCACAAGGGTGTAAAACAGTGAGCTCATTTTGTCTTGATCTAGAGAATAAGAAGAACTTGGTCGAAAATACATGAAAAACAGAGTTCCCTGGAAAATTGCAACTACAATTAAgtgggaggcacaggtggagaAAGCTTTGAAGCGCCCTCCACCAGAGTGGATCTTTAAGACAGATGAGATGATGTAACAATAAGAGACAAGAACCCCCGAGATGGTGCTCAGTTCAATGAAACCAAAAATGGTGAATATTGTTAATTCGTTGATCTGTGTGTCTGAGCAAGATAGTATTAAGATAGGAGGGATATCACAGAagaaatgattaatctcattggACCCGCAGAAACACAAGCAAAATGTCAATGTTGTATGTATCAAAGCATCTGCCATCCCCACCAGGTAAACTCCAGTCAGAAGTCGGTAGCACACCCTGCTGGACATGTCTGCTGCATACAGCAAGGGATTACTGATAGCCTTGTACCTGTCAAAAGCCATCACTGCCAGCAACACGCATTCAGCATCTGTAAAGATGCATACAAAGAAGAACTGCAAGGCACAGCCAGCAAAGGGAATTGACCTGCTCCCAGCAAGTAGGTCAGCCAGCATCTTTGGCCCAACTGCAGTGGAGTAACagaggtcagagaaagagaggtggcTGAGGAAAAAGTACATGGGGGTGTGGAGCTGGGGATCCATTCtgatcaaaaagatcattcctaCATTTGTCAGGAAAATAATGAGATAAACAATTAGAAAGACAATGAACAGAACCACTTTCATGCTTGAATTATCAGTAATCCCCAAGAGAAGGAACTCAGTCAGTGATGAGCAGTTTCCCtcatccatttttctttattctccttCTAGGCTGTTAGAAAACATCAAACAATGATAGATtagtatgtgattttttttcttgatgtaaataaaatagtatctcttagaaaataatttaattattcaattatattttatatgtacaaAAATTGTGATGGCCAAATCATCTTTAAAGAGATAATTTAATGTAAAATTATATCCCAACTTATTCTATCTTAAGATATTGAAAAGTGTTTGAGACATAAATGTGGTAAAATTCATGAGATATGAAATTGGTATAGGGCTCTATAACTCATTAGAGGCAGTAAATGTTTCAAAGCTAAATCAGTTTCTGTTTCATGTATTTATATGTGCACAATCAGTGTAAAGGGGGTATCAGTGAGTAttcattgaaaaagtaaaaaattgcAGTACGTCAGTCATACTCATTAATTTtagacttaaatattttaaaatgttgtccATATAAGCTGTATTTAACATATTAAGCTATCTGCAGTGTGGTACTCCTACTATTATCTGAAtagcatttaaattaaaaataactatacAACCACTtacaaaataatgttaaaattcTGAGATagcatgtgaatgtttatttaatattaaaaaaacaaaatcttttcacTCCTCATACAATTTACAAGCTAAGCCAGCCAAGCCTACCCAAGTATAACATGAAAAGAGCATTTACCTTTCATGCAGAGTATTTTTGACTGGAATAAGTAGATATAAAATCATTCACTTACAGGTTCCTCAATGCCACTTTCCCAAGGTGTTACATCTTATTCCTGTCTTTAAATGTCTCTTTTCAATAGCCTACCTGAGATGAGAaagtcttccctttcttttctctgataCCACAAGTGTACACCATGTTTACTTTTACCTAGTGACTGCTGAGGCTTAAACATGATTAACGGCTCCCtatattattgtatttttcaAGTGAGATTAATTAGATAGTTGTATTGGTCTTTACCACTGGGACTACTGCCACAACTTTAATGAAGACTGAATTTGCAATTCTATATTCTTGTCACGAAATTGATCCATAGAAACTAGTTTAGTTAATGCTGTGCTTCATGGATATCATGAATCACACTGCTATCAAATGAAACTAAAGATCTAGGGAAAGTGAAATTAATCCCCTGTGGGTGATACTTATATCCTTTACATTGATTTTCTTCAATCCTGAAATAGTCTGTTTTACCTGAAAGTTTGTTGTGACTACCTATTCTCATTAATCAGTGTCTTTCTCCCATTTCCATGACAAGTCCCAATTTAAATCATGTTAAACTCTACCATCACCACAACATCTACAACAGAACACTGTTTCTGAATTTTAAATTTGataatatgtgtgcacatgtgtctgtacaTTTCCACAATCCTTACTACCAGGTATTTATATAATGTAATGTATAAGGACAGGGATGTTTTAAGAATTTTCAGGTTGTTGGACATGGAGATGTTCAAGAATGCTGGAAATAAGCACTCTTTCAACTCTGTTTCTATCAGTATAGTTCATATACACATGCTAATTCTGTAAATTCACATGATCAAGACTTTAAGAAATAAAGCTAAGTTCCATTCACTTCCAAAATAACTTTTTCATGCAATTATATgtaacagattttttaaataagttaatttttttgagctaaggtctcactctagcccaggctgacctggaattcaccatggagtctaagtgaggcctcgaactcatggcaatcctccgacttctggctcccagtgctgggattaatggtgtgcaccaccacacctggataattaagttaattattttttaacaattaagTTAAAAATGAAGAGACTCTGTGTCTTCCCAAGCCTATAACCTAAAGGTAAAACTCATGAGTGAAGCCTTGATCCTTCTTTCACCTCTAGAGGCTTTCCCTGAACAAGACAGTGAGGTCCTGCATTCATGGCTCTGACCACAAAAAGATGTCTCTCTACTTCCTATAAATATAGGTTACAATTACCTCTTTTCTTCATTATACAGTAGGTTTATGAAggcaaaatatataaatttaaatctaGAACATGAAGGTCATCTTTCCAAATTCATTTAGTTTCTACATACTAtttgcatacatatttattttatatttttctactatctgtctatctatgtatatatcatatatttcaaatatggGAAGAAACCTTGAGCTCCAAAAGTAA carries:
- the LOC101596657 gene encoding olfactory receptor 5W2-like — translated: MDEGNCSSLTEFLLLGITDNSSMKVVLFIVFLIVYLIIFLTNVGMIFLIRMDPQLHTPMYFFLSHLSFSDLCYSTAVGPKMLADLLAGSRSIPFAGCALQFFFVCIFTDAECVLLAVMAFDRYKAISNPLLYAADMSSRVCYRLLTGVYLVGMADALIHTTLTFCLCFCGSNEINHFFCDIPPILILSCSDTQINELTIFTIFGFIELSTISGVLVSYCYIISSVLKIHSGGGRFKAFSTCASHLIVVAIFQGTLFFMYFRPSSSYSLDQDKMSSLFYTLVIPMLNPMIYSLRNKDVKNALKKLKSKIWLS